One Solanum pennellii chromosome 9, SPENNV200 DNA segment encodes these proteins:
- the LOC107029574 gene encoding protein YIF1B-like has protein sequence MYDNLGAQPGGSSANTQANPFGNAFSGASSGFIRGGLGAYGEKILGSSSHYVQSNISRYFSDPQYYFQVNDQYVRNKLKVILFPFLHRGHWTRITEPVGGRLSYKPPIYDINAPDLYIPFMAFGTYVVLAGLSLGLQGRFSPEALSWLFIKGLVGWFLQVSLLKMTLLSLGSGEAPLLDIVSYAGYAFAGLSIALLGTIISNYSYYFLMPWTCLCMGIFLVKTMKRVLFAEVRTYDSSSHHYLLLFIALAQFPLLFWLGKISLSWFF, from the exons ATGTATGATAACCTTGGAGCACAGCCTGGAGGATCGTCTGCTAATACACAAGCGAACCCTTTTGGAAATGCATTCTCTGGTGCTAGCTCTGGGTTCATTAGAGGTGGATTAGGGGCTTATGGAGAAAAAATTCTTGGATCAAGTTCTCATTATGTTCAAAGCAAT ATAAGTAGATATTTTTCTGATCCCCAGTACTACTTCCAAGTGAATGACCAGTACGTGAGAAACAAACTGAAAGTTATCCTTTTCCCTTTCCTGCACAGA GGTCATTGGACAAGAATCACAGAGCCTGTTGGTGGCAGGCTATCCTATAAGCCCCCTATCTATGACATAAATGCTCCAGATTTATACATTCCATTTATGGCCTTTGGTACTTATGTTGTTCTTGCTGGCTTATCATTGGGTCTGCAGGGGAG GTTTAGTCCAGAAGCTCTGAGTTGGCTGTTTATCAAGGGATTGGTTGGCTGGTTTTTACAAGTTTCATTACTGAAGATGACATTGTTGTCATTGGGTAGTGGAGAGGCTCCACTCCTTGACATTGTTTCATACGCAGGATATGCTTTTGCAGGATTGTCCATAGCTCTTTTGGGAACAATTATATCAAACTATTCTTACTACTTTTTGATGCCGTGGACATGCTTGTGCATGGGAATATTCTTGGTGAAGACGATGAAGAGAGTTCTCTTTGCAGAGGTGAGGACGTACGATTCAAGTAGCCATCACTATCTCCTATTGTTTATTGCCCTAGCTCAATTTCCTCTTCTCTTTTGGCTTGGGAAGATTAGCCTTAGTTGGTTCTTTTGA